GCTCCCCTGCGAGAGCTTCGCTCCCGCCGCGCGGTAGTCCTCGTCGCTGAATCCGCTCGCCTCGCCCGCTTCTTTCTCCACCCAGACCTCGTGTCCTGCTGCCAGCAAGGTTTCCACGCCCGCCGGCGTGAGAGCGACACGATTTTCTTCCGTTTTGCGTTCTCTAACGACTCCGATCACCATGCTTAATCTTAAGCGCTTCTATACCGCTTCGCAAGTTGCTGACTGGGAGAGAGTACAGGCGCCTAGAGCCTTTTCGCTGGGCAGCGGTAGAGTCCGTTACTCAGAACCTGGGGTAAATGAATGTTTTTTGAGTAAAACGAGGTGTATTCCCCATCTTTTTCAACGCTTTTGCCACGATTTCGCTACGGAAGATTGGGAGGCTACCGATTTTTTAGAGCAGCAAGGGCTGGTACCTTGCGAACGTGAAAATCCCATCATCCCAACATCAACTGAAATCCATTACCATGAAGAAAATTAAGACTGCGATACACGCCTTATTGCTTGCCGCGCTAGCCTTTACTGCACTCCCAGCCCTCAATGCCAACGACTGGGATGAGCAACCATCGATCAAGAAGAGCGTGGCTCCGGACAATCCCAACAAGTTGGAAGGCATGGTGATGGCGACGATCAATATCGACGAGAAGGGATTCGTAGTCAGCGCCGAGATCGCCAAGTCAACCGACGCAGCGCTCGACTCCAACGTGCTCGACGCCGTTAAGCAATGGCGCTTCAACCCAGCCAAGAAGGGCGGCTCCGCGATCGCTTGCAAGATCAACGTCCCCTTCAAGTTCAAGGGTTAAAAGAACAGCGCGACGACTCACACGCTTTCCGACGCCTTCCCATTGGGAGGCGTCTTTTTTTGGTTCATCAACAGAAGCAGTAGAAATTGCTGGCAAAGTAGCCCGTGCAACGGTGGGAAGCGGCCTTGTCCCGCGATTTGCTTGGTTGAATCGTGCCGCAAGGGCACTTCCCACCGGAAAACTCAAAATTCCCGCAAAATGTTGATGAGCCCTTTTCTTGCTTTGTCTCTAGGCCTGCACTGGGCGTCCGCTACGCCGTAAGGTCACGTACATGGCGGATACGATCACGATGGAAACGAATACCAAGGAAGAGCCCACGATCGCGGTACCGGTAGCCCCCATTCCAGAAATCAGATAGAAGCCGAGAAAAGGGGCCAAGATCCCGCGAATGCCGGTCGTGAAGGTGTGCACGCTCATGTAGGCAGAAGCCCGTTCGGGTTTAGCGAACTTGGTGACCCACAAGCTCCAGGAGATGTTGGCGCCAGCCATGGCTGTTCCAAGTACCGCCGCCGAGGCGTAGATAACCCACATGTTGGCAGTCGTCAGGAAAAGAATGATCGAGAACATGATCATGGCATTGAGGACGATGCGCAGCAGCATGAAATCCAAGTGGTCGAAAAGGTAGCCCCAGACGCGGGACGTCAGGAAACGGAACGCGGCTGGGATCCCGATCGTCACCATCATGACCGTCAGTTTGCTGGCCACGATTCCATACTCTGGCTGCAGGAGGTACTCCACGCGCAGTGGCAGCACCATAAGGTTTCCGAAGCCGAGAAACATCCAGCTGACCAGCAGTACGCCGAACTTCTTGTCTTCGATCGCGTAGCCAAGGTTTTGCAGCGGGTTTTGGGCGACACCCTTGGGAACTGAACTGGACGGTATCCGCGAAACGGCGACGCCGGTGAGGATATAGGCCAAAGCGATCGCCAGAAAAACCCAGCGGTAGGTTTCAATGTTGGTGTCCAGTATCCATCCGCCCAGCACGCTGAAGCCAAAGGCAGCCGCCACGTTGACCATCATGCTGATCGATAGGTACGCTCCCCGCTTGTTGGAGGGATAATTGAAGGTCCAGATCTGCACCAGCAAGGGCATTGACTGAGCCGACAGCGCAAATGCGAAACAGGCTGGAATGAGGAAGCCCAAAAGCGTCTCGGCGAAACTCGCGATCGCGAGGGCAATTCCAGACAGGTAGGCGATCCAAGCCGTCAGTTGGCTCGCCGTGAAGTTCATACGCGAAAACAAGCTCAAGCTAAGCGGATTGCAAAGCAGCCCCAGCGGGCCAGCTGCGGCGATGATTCCCTTTACGGTATCAGGAGCATGAAAAATCCCGATCGCCACGATCAAGGCAAAGCCGCCATATCCCGTTTCCACGATCCCCGACAAGCCGCCCCGCACGCAATCCCAGCGGAAGGTCTGTTTCGTCTTTTGCTCGTCGGCTAACATGCGGGCCACCCTAGCTTAACGAACTGAACAAAAAAGAAAATTCGGCTGAGTGTCTCAGGACCGCCGACCCATTGGACGTTGTAAAAAAATGCATTCCAATCTAATCTTTTGCTATCTTTCGCTACCGTCCGGCCGATGAGGTCGAACTGAGCCCTCCGAAAGTCCTCGAACCTGTGCCCTATGAAGATTTGGAAAGCAAAACGGACCCTATTCACTCTCCTCTCCCTGACGCTGGTCGCCAGCTTTGCCATTCTCTTCCCGCTACTTGGGCCCGCTTCCAAAGATGCCTCAGCCCCTCGCCCTCGCTTAGCTCAGCTCGTCGAGGAGCTTGAAAGCTCCGGAAAAACGCTGCTTCAGCAATCGCTTGTCCTCGCGAACAGCGACACGGATATTCCCGAAAGGATCTTGGAACAAGCCCGAGCGAGAGCCGAAGCCATGTCGCAGTTGATGGAGTCCGACCCTCAACGCGCCCTCGACCTCGCCTTCTCTTAT
The window above is part of the Pelagicoccus enzymogenes genome. Proteins encoded here:
- a CDS encoding energy transducer TonB family protein; translation: MKKIKTAIHALLLAALAFTALPALNANDWDEQPSIKKSVAPDNPNKLEGMVMATINIDEKGFVVSAEIAKSTDAALDSNVLDAVKQWRFNPAKKGGSAIACKINVPFKFKG
- a CDS encoding MFS transporter, with the protein product MLADEQKTKQTFRWDCVRGGLSGIVETGYGGFALIVAIGIFHAPDTVKGIIAAAGPLGLLCNPLSLSLFSRMNFTASQLTAWIAYLSGIALAIASFAETLLGFLIPACFAFALSAQSMPLLVQIWTFNYPSNKRGAYLSISMMVNVAAAFGFSVLGGWILDTNIETYRWVFLAIALAYILTGVAVSRIPSSSVPKGVAQNPLQNLGYAIEDKKFGVLLVSWMFLGFGNLMVLPLRVEYLLQPEYGIVASKLTVMMVTIGIPAAFRFLTSRVWGYLFDHLDFMLLRIVLNAMIMFSIILFLTTANMWVIYASAAVLGTAMAGANISWSLWVTKFAKPERASAYMSVHTFTTGIRGILAPFLGFYLISGMGATGTAIVGSSLVFVSIVIVSAMYVTLRRSGRPVQA